Within the Kribbella aluminosa genome, the region GGCCGCGACTCGGCGTACGGCGCCGCCAACCCCATCTCCCGCAGAACCGCACCTTTCACGATCATGGGGTGATCCCTTCCAGGGCGGTGCGGATGAGGGCCGGGACTGGGACCGGGCGGCGGTTGGTGCGGTCCACGAAGACGTGGACGAAGCGGCCGGTGGCGGCGGGATGGCTGGAGTCCTCGCGGAACAGCGCGATCTCGTAGCGCACGCTGGAGTTGCCGAGTTGGGCGCAGCGAAGCCCGGCGTCGACCACCCCCGGGAAATCCAGCGGCTGCTTGAACGTGCACTGCGAGTCCACGCACAACCCGATCACCTCGCCGCCGTGGATGTCGAGCCCGCCGGAGCGGATCAGGAAATCGTTGATGACGGTGTCGAAGAAGCTGTAGTACTCGACGTTGTTGACGTGCCCGTAGACGTCGTTGTCCTTCCACCGCAGCGTGATCGCCAGGTGGTGCGGATACGCAGCGCGCTCGTGCGATTCAGCCATGAACATCCCATCCGCGCTGCGGCTCGGAACCGGCAACCATCGTAACTGGTGCGTCCGGCAATGGCCTTGAGAGAGGCTTGAATTGAGCATGCGCTTCGTACTGATCCCCGGTGCCGCGAGTACGTCCTGGCACTGGCATCGCGTCACTGCCGAGCTTCGTTCCCGCGGGTACGACGTGATCCCGGTCGACCTGCCCTGCGACGACCCGTCGGCGGGGTTGCCGCAGTACGTCGACACGGTGGTGAACGCCGTACCGGGCGACGAGGAGGTCGTGCTGGTGGCGCACTCGCTCGGTGGCTTCACCGGCACACTGGCGTGCGAGCGGCTGCCGGTTCGCGAGTTCGTGCTGGTCGCCGCGATGGTGCCCGCGCCCGGCGAGCGGATCGCCGACTGGTGGGGCAACACCGGGTACGACTGGGTCGACGGTGACGTGGACGCGTTCTTTCATGATCTGCCGCCGGAGTTCGCGGCCGAGGCGCGCCGGCAGTTGCGGACGCAGTCGGACAGGCCGATGAACGACCCGTGTGCGTTTGAGGACTGGCCGGACGTGCCGACGCGAGCGGTGATCGCGCGGGACGACCTGCTGTTTCCTGCCGAATTCCTGCGGCGGGTGACGCAGGAGCGGCTCGGGTTCGCTCCGGACGAAGTACCTGGTGCGCACTTCCCGATGCTGGGCCGGCCCGCGGCCGTGGTGGACTATCTCCTCAGGGGTGCCGCGAGCTAGTCCTTCCAGAGTCCGACGCGGTTGGCGTAGGCCGGAGGTTCTCGACAGGCTCGGCGGTTACAGTGCAGGCGTGCGGTTCATCCGGGATCTGTGGACGTTGTTGCAGCGGCGTGATTTCCGGCGGTTGTTCGCGGTTCGGTTGACGTCGCAGTGCGGCGACGGGGTGTTCCAGGTCGCGCTGGCGTCGTACGTGCTGTTCTCGCCCGAGCGGGCGCCGGACGCGGCCGCGATCGCCGGGCTGTTCGCGGTGTCGCTGCTGCCGTACTCGATCCTCGGCCCGTTCACCGGCGTACTGCTGGATCGCTGGTCGCGCCGCCAGATCCTGTTCGGCGCGAACCTGACCCGTGCGGTCCTCGTGATCGGCGTCGGCGCACTCGTCGCGGTCGGCAACGCGGGCGTTCCGTTCTACCTCGCCGTACTGCTCACCCTCGGCGTCAACCGCTTCCTGCTCTCCGGCCTCTCCGCCGGCCTCCCGCACGTCGTCGAACGCGACGAACTGGTGATGGCCAACGCGGTCACGCCCACTTCCGGTACGGCGGCCTTCCTGGTCGGCGGCGGGATCGGCGCCGGGGTGAAGCTGCTGGTCGACTCGGACCTCACCGTGCTCGGGCTGACCGTGGTCGTCTACACCGCCGCCGCCCTCATCGCCCTCCGGCTCCGCCGCGACCAACTCGGCCCCGACCTGAGCGGCGACGAGCCCGGCATCGTCGAAGCGCTCCGTACGATCGCGACCGGCCTGGTCGACGGCGGCCGGCACCTCCGCGAACGCCGGCAGCCCGCGCTCGGTCTCGCCGCGATCGGTTCGCTGCGGTTCTTCTTCGGGCTGATGACGGTCGCAATGGTCCTGCTCTACCGCAACTACTTCTACGGACCCGGGCAGCTCGACCAGGCGTTCGGCGCGCTCGCGATCGCGACCGGGGCCGTCGGCGCCGGTCTGTTCGTCGCCGCACTGGTCACGCCGTGGGGCACCCGGGTGATGTCGCTGCGCCGGTGGATCACCTGGCTGTTCGTCGGCGCCGCGGTCGTGAGCGCCGTACCGATCGGGTTCTACACCAGGCCCGCGCTGGTGATCGGCGGGTTCCTCACCGGATTCTGCGTGCAGGGCATCAAGATCAGCGTCGACACCCTCGTCCAGACGGGTGTCGACGATGCGTACCGCGGCCGGGTGTTCGCGCTGTACGACATGATCTTCAACGTCGGGCAGGTCTCCGCGGCCGCGCTCGGCGCGGCGATCCTGCCCGACAGCGGGAAGTCGTACCCGGTACTCGCGCTCGTCGTGGTCGGTTACGCGCTCACCGCTTTGCTGTACTCACGTGCCTCGCAGCGCGGTGATCGGCTGGATGGCGGAGGCCTTCCAGGCGGGGTACGTACCGGCGACCAGACCGATGAACGCACCGAGCAGGGGTGAACCGAACGCCAGCCGGTTGTCGAGGATCGGGGTCCAGTCGCGGATCCAGGACACGCTGACGGTCAGGATCACGCCGACCGCCGTACCGAGCAGTCCGCCGAGGAAACCTACGATCACGCTCTC harbors:
- a CDS encoding MFS transporter, encoding MRFIRDLWTLLQRRDFRRLFAVRLTSQCGDGVFQVALASYVLFSPERAPDAAAIAGLFAVSLLPYSILGPFTGVLLDRWSRRQILFGANLTRAVLVIGVGALVAVGNAGVPFYLAVLLTLGVNRFLLSGLSAGLPHVVERDELVMANAVTPTSGTAAFLVGGGIGAGVKLLVDSDLTVLGLTVVVYTAAALIALRLRRDQLGPDLSGDEPGIVEALRTIATGLVDGGRHLRERRQPALGLAAIGSLRFFFGLMTVAMVLLYRNYFYGPGQLDQAFGALAIATGAVGAGLFVAALVTPWGTRVMSLRRWITWLFVGAAVVSAVPIGFYTRPALVIGGFLTGFCVQGIKISVDTLVQTGVDDAYRGRVFALYDMIFNVGQVSAAALGAAILPDSGKSYPVLALVVVGYALTALLYSRASQRGDRLDGGGLPGGVRTGDQTDERTEQG
- a CDS encoding alpha/beta fold hydrolase, whose product is MRFVLIPGAASTSWHWHRVTAELRSRGYDVIPVDLPCDDPSAGLPQYVDTVVNAVPGDEEVVLVAHSLGGFTGTLACERLPVREFVLVAAMVPAPGERIADWWGNTGYDWVDGDVDAFFHDLPPEFAAEARRQLRTQSDRPMNDPCAFEDWPDVPTRAVIARDDLLFPAEFLRRVTQERLGFAPDEVPGAHFPMLGRPAAVVDYLLRGAAS
- a CDS encoding acyl-CoA thioesterase, which produces MAESHERAAYPHHLAITLRWKDNDVYGHVNNVEYYSFFDTVINDFLIRSGGLDIHGGEVIGLCVDSQCTFKQPLDFPGVVDAGLRCAQLGNSSVRYEIALFREDSSHPAATGRFVHVFVDRTNRRPVPVPALIRTALEGITP